The Aptenodytes patagonicus chromosome 10, bAptPat1.pri.cur, whole genome shotgun sequence genome includes a region encoding these proteins:
- the LOC143165224 gene encoding uncharacterized protein LOC143165224, with translation MGASRGWLPGSLCPLSPQVSTLVQTLRAPDGPFLQARHWLGSWVGSSRQLLEEMAPSRRAVAGVASTAAFFLCEGLLGQHFDIVPDGVAEPQPGDLFLFPLASGGPGWWGAHAGIYCGDGEIIHLEGSSGTSPSGIVAKHGKNHLLRTRGPAKVLRRKGGLDAAALQRRIRAAMDQAVEYDAVTCNCIHFALTLLGLGQLAGTMVSPALQ, from the exons ATGGGTGCTAGCAGAGGCTGGCTCCCCGGCTCgctctgccccctctccccacaggtgAGCACCCTGGTGCAGACCCTGCGAGCCCCGGACGGGCCGTTCCTCCAGGCCCGGCACTGGCTGGGCTCCTGG GTGGGCAGCTCCAGGCAG CTCCTAGAGGAAATGGCCCCTTCTCGGAGG gcagtggctggagtGGCGAGCACGGCAGCGTTCTTCCTCTGCGAGGGGCTGCTGGGCCAGCACTTTGACATAGTCCCCGATGGGGTGGCTGAGCCCCAGCCCGGggacctcttcctcttcccactgGCCTCGGGGGGCCCTGGCTGGTGGGGCGCCCACGCCGGCATCTACTGCGGTGATGGGGAGATCATCCACCTGGAAG GCAGCTCGGGGACATCCCCATCGGGGATTGTGGCCAAGCACGGCAAGAACCACCTCCTGCGGACACGGGGTCCGGCCAAGGTGCTGCGGAGGAAGGGAGGGCTGGATGCGGCCGCCCTGCAGCGGCGAATCCGGGCGGCCATGGACCAGGCGGTGGAGTATGACGCGGTCACCTGCAACTGCATCCACTTTGCCCTcaccctgctggggctgggccagctcGCTGGCACCATG GTGTCCCCAGCGCTGCAGTGA
- the LOC143165225 gene encoding AP-3 complex subunit beta-2-like — translation MQPSLLSQHPHGDATTPTKPASSRRCHSPGESPRAFPPQLVAGSVVMAFGEVCPERIDLLHKNYRKLCNLLIDVEEWGQVVIINMLTRYARTQFLSPNQNESLLEESAEKAFYGSEEEDAKDAKAEAASLAKRKPYVMDPDHRLLLRNTKPLLQSRNAAVVMAVAQLYFHLAPKVEVGVIAKVLVQLLRNHR, via the exons ATGCAGCCGTCCCTGCTGAGCCAGCATCCTCATGGGGATGCCACCACCCCCACCAAACCAGCATCTTCACGGAGATGCCACTCCCCTGGTGAGTCACCCCGAgctttccctccccagctggtGGCTGGCAGCGTGGTGATGGCATTCGGGGAGGTCTGCCCGGAGCGCATCGACCTCCTCCACAAGAACTACCGCAAGCTCTGCAACCTGCTCATCGACGTGGAGGAGTGGGGGCAGGTGGTCATCATCAACATGCTGACCCGCTACGCACGCACCCAGTTCCTCAGCCCCAACCAGAAC GAGTCCCTGCTGGAGGAGAGCGCCGAGAAGGCTTTCTACGGCTCCGAGGAGGAGGACGCCAAGGACGCCAAGGCGGAGGCAGCCTCGCTGGCCAAGCGCAAACCCTACGTCATGGACCCCGACCACCGCCTGCTCCTCCGCAACACCAAGCCCCTGCTGCAGAGCCGCAACGCTGCG GTGGTGATGGCCGTGGCGCAGCTCTACTTCCACCTGGCACCCAAGGTGGAGGTTGGCGTCATCGCCAAGGTGCTGGTGCAGCTCCTGCGGAATCACAG GTAA
- the LOC143165287 gene encoding uncharacterized protein LOC143165287 isoform X1 → MSSSSLMSSSSREYETLKFLLLKSVPGHGDVFRKVSERNLQPGDILLFPMNISPGVLSSSFKHAAVYCGDGEVIHFQNTSVQRNTGWISKEGYKAMKKERGKCQIYRKRGGIDPSDFHSKVRETMNSEARYHFGKNNCIHFALYLLGLVHFYTQLVEIPNEGGSCGGGAATCSPPTSALQRSSHMV, encoded by the exons ATGAGCAGCAGTAGCCTG ATGTCGAGCAGCTCT AGGGAGTATGAGACTCTCAAGTTTCTGCTGCTCAAGAGCGTCCCCGGCCACGGGGATGTCTTCAGGAAGGTGTCAGAGAGAAATTTGCAGCCCGGGGACATCTTGCTCTTCCCCATGAACATCAGCCCTGGTgtcctcagcagcagcttcaaaCATGCGGCCGTCTACTGCGGGGATGGAGAGGTCATACACTTCCAGA ACACGAGCGTTCAGAGGAACACTGGTTGGATCAGCAAGGAAGGCTACAAAGCCatgaaaaaggagagggggaaatgCCAGATTTACCGGAAAAGAGGCGGGATCGACCCCAGTGACTTCCATAGTAAAGTCAGGGAGACGATGAACAGCGAAGCCAGATACCACTTTGGCAAGAACAATTGCATCCACTTTGCCCTCTACCTTCTGGGCTTGGTGCACTTCTACACGCAACTG GTGGAAATCCCAAATGAAGGTGGCAGCTGTGGTGGTGGGGCC GCCACCTGCAGCCCACCCACCTCCGCATtgcagaggagcagccacatGGTGTGA
- the LOC143165287 gene encoding uncharacterized protein LOC143165287 isoform X2 produces the protein MSSSSLMSSSSREYETLKFLLLKSVPGHGDVFRKVSERNLQPGDILLFPMNISPGVLSSSFKHAAVYCGDGEVIHFQNTSVQRNTGWISKEGYKAMKKERGKCQIYRKRGGIDPSDFHSKVRETMNSEARYHFGKNNCIHFALYLLGLVHFYTQLVEIPNEGGSCGGGARSSHMV, from the exons ATGAGCAGCAGTAGCCTG ATGTCGAGCAGCTCT AGGGAGTATGAGACTCTCAAGTTTCTGCTGCTCAAGAGCGTCCCCGGCCACGGGGATGTCTTCAGGAAGGTGTCAGAGAGAAATTTGCAGCCCGGGGACATCTTGCTCTTCCCCATGAACATCAGCCCTGGTgtcctcagcagcagcttcaaaCATGCGGCCGTCTACTGCGGGGATGGAGAGGTCATACACTTCCAGA ACACGAGCGTTCAGAGGAACACTGGTTGGATCAGCAAGGAAGGCTACAAAGCCatgaaaaaggagagggggaaatgCCAGATTTACCGGAAAAGAGGCGGGATCGACCCCAGTGACTTCCATAGTAAAGTCAGGGAGACGATGAACAGCGAAGCCAGATACCACTTTGGCAAGAACAATTGCATCCACTTTGCCCTCTACCTTCTGGGCTTGGTGCACTTCTACACGCAACTG GTGGAAATCCCAAATGAAGGTGGCAGCTGTGGTGGTGGGGCC aggagcagccacatGGTGTGA
- the LOC143165227 gene encoding AP-3 complex subunit beta-2-like, whose protein sequence is MPPSPPNLHPHKEATIPTVLVLAGLVAGSVVMAFGEVCPERIDLLHKNYRKLCNLLIDVEEWGQVVIINMLTRYARTQFLSPNQNESLLEESAEKAFYGSEEEDAKDAKAEAASLAKRKPYVMDPDHRLLLRNTKPLLQSRNAAVVMAVAQLYFHLAPKVEVGVIAKVLVQLLRNHR, encoded by the exons ATGCCACCATCTCCACCAAACCTGCATCCCCACAAGGAAGCCACCATCCCCaccgtgctggttttggctggg ctggtGGCTGGCAGCGTGGTGATGGCATTCGGGGAGGTCTGCCCGGAGCGCATCGACCTCCTCCACAAGAACTACCGCAAGCTCTGCAACCTGCTCATCGACGTGGAGGAGTGGGGGCAGGTGGTCATCATCAACATGCTGACCCGCTACGCACGCACCCAGTTCCTCAGCCCCAACCAGAAC GAGTCCCTGCTGGAGGAGAGCGCCGAGAAGGCTTTCTACGGCTCCGAGGAGGAGGACGCCAAGGACGCCAAGGCGGAGGCAGCCTCGCTGGCCAAGCGCAAACCCTACGTCATGGACCCCGACCACCGCCTGCTCCTCCGCAACACCAAGCCCCTGCTGCAGAGCCGCAACGCTGCG GTGGTGATGGCCGTGGCGCAGCTCTACTTCCACCTGGCACCCAAGGTGGAGGTTGGCGTCATCGCCAAGGTGCTGGTGCAGCTCCTGCGGAATCACAG ATGA
- the LOC143165288 gene encoding uncharacterized protein LOC143165288, protein MSSSSLMSSSSREYETLKFLLLKSVPGHGDVFRKVSERNLQPGDILLFPMNISPGVLSSSFKHAAVYCGDGEVIHFQNTSVQRNTGWISKEGYKAMKKERGKCQIYRKRGGIDPSDFHSKVRETMNSEARYHFGKNNCIHFALYLLGLVHFYTQLVEIPNEGGSCGGGARSSHMV, encoded by the exons ATGAGCAGCAGTAGCCTG ATGTCGAGCAGCTCT AGGGAGTATGAGACTCTCAAGTTTCTGCTGCTCAAGAGCGTCCCCGGCCACGGGGATGTCTTCAGGAAGGTGTCAGAGAGAAATTTGCAGCCCGGGGACATCTTGCTCTTCCCCATGAACATCAGCCCTGGTgtcctcagcagcagcttcaaaCATGCGGCCGTCTACTGCGGGGATGGAGAGGTCATACACTTCCAGA ACACGAGCGTTCAGAGGAACACTGGTTGGATCAGCAAGGAAGGCTACAAAGCCatgaaaaaggagagggggaaatgCCAGATTTACCGGAAAAGAGGCGGGATCGACCCCAGTGACTTCCATAGTAAAGTCAGGGAGACGATGAACAGCGAAGCCAGATACCACTTTGGCAAGAACAACTGCATCCACTTTGCCCTCTACCTTCTGGGCTTGGTGCACTTCTACACGCAACTG GTGGAAATCCCAAATGAAGGTGGCAGCTGTGGTGGTGGGGCC aggagcagccacatGGTGTGA